In Arachis stenosperma cultivar V10309 chromosome 1, arast.V10309.gnm1.PFL2, whole genome shotgun sequence, one DNA window encodes the following:
- the LOC130974515 gene encoding uncharacterized protein LOC130974515, which translates to MDDIDQSEIYDPSVNSFSQVGSVINHPLFLQSEIQGCLDVGDPNYECSICGVCFWLLERVERDSTVNHPIFTVCCSKGKIQLPYLQRPPDLLYNLINGDDSKSLYFQKNIRSYNSMFAFTSLGGKVLDSVNDGRGPPQFIISGQNYHRIGSLLPNAGEKPKFAQLYVYDTQHEIINRQRIFGQTSEIDKELITELLQMIDTHNVIAQSFRRVREFYQCHPSEIFSLKLYSQRNVDRRMYSAPSCDEVATLIVGDFDSSDHGRDIIVRSTAGRLQCIYETHALYWPLQYPLLFPYGEDGYQLNIGYQGQQSGYIPGRRTRVSLREFICFRLQIREHEDGIIHKCRRLFQQFVVDCFTMIESQRLYEIRMKQSTIRGEVLQGIEEAMHRGDNEASSIGTRIILPSSFTGGKRYMFNRCQDAMAICKHFGYPDLFLTITCNLNWPEFQRFTERERIPIADRPDISCRVFHAKLKCLLSDLKEGVFFGPLNAGMYTIEFQKRGLPHAHMLLWLNGESNLQSVEIVDEFICAELPNPQKFPSLYNVVIKYMIHGPCGALRPSSPCMKDGKCSKFYPKRFVDQTSFDEDGYPIYRRRNMGVTVKINDVDIDNRFVVPYNLLLLMKYQAHINLEFCNKSNVIKYLFKYVNKGPDRVTATVGERYDVGESSQVVDEIKQYYDCRYLSPFESMWRIFAYDIHQRWPSVQRLTFHLPNQQHVVFDDADSTTHVYLRNKDLLTMFTGWMMANRRFTEGRSLTYVEYPGKFVYCLKSREWKPRQRGFSIGRLSFAHPSSGELFYMRMLLNVQRGCTSFRSIRTVNGVTYDTFQETCSVMGFLIDDNEYVSAIKEVAELASAA; encoded by the exons ATGGATGATATAGACCAATCAGAAATATATGATCCTTCCGTAAATTCATTCAGTCAAGTTGGTTCTGTTATTAATCATCCTCTGTTCTTGCAAAGTGAGATACAAG GCTGCCTTGATGTTGGTGATCCTAACTATGAATGTTCAATTTGTGGCGTGTGTTTCTGGTTATTAGAACGTGTTGAAAGAGATTCTACAGTTAATCATCCTATTTTTACTGTTTGTTGCTCAAAGGGAAAAATTCAGTTACCTTATCTCCAAAGGCCCCCAGATCTGTTATATAATTTGATCAATGGAGATGATAGCAAGAGTTTGTATTTCCAAAAAAATATTCGATCTTATAACAGTATGTTTGCCTTCACGTCTCTTGGCGGTAAGGTATTGGATTCAGTGAATGATGGGAGAGGTCCACCGCAGTTTATAATAAGTGGTCAAAATTATCATCGGATTGGAAGTTTGCTCCCAAATGCTGGTGAGAAGCCTAAATTTGCACAATTATACGTATACGACACTCAGCATGAGATAATTAATAGGCAGCGAATCTTTGG gCAAACATCTGAGATAGATAAAGAATTGATAACTGAGTTGTTGCAAATGATCGATACTCATAATGTCATAGCACAGTCATTTCGAAGAGTTAGAGAATTCTATCAGTGTCATCCATCTGAGATTTTCTCATTGAAGTTGTATTCGCAACGGAACGTTGATCGAAGAATGTACAGTGCTCCCTCTTGCGATGAAGTTGCTACTTTAATTGTTGGCGATTTTGATTCGTCGGATCATGGTCGTGACATTATTGTTCGATCTACTGCTGGTCGGTTGCAATGTATATATGAAACTCATGCTCTATATTGGCCCTTACAGTATCCTCTGTTGTTTCCATATGGTGAGGATGGTTATCAGTTGAACATTGGTTATCAAGGTCAACAGTCTGGATATATTCCTGGAAGGAGAACAAGAGTTTCTCTCAGGGAATTCATATGTTTTCGTCTGCAGATTAGGGAGCATGAAGATGGAATTATTCACAAGTGTAGGCGGTTGTTTCAACAATTTGTTGTTGATTGTTTCACGATGATTGAGTCCCAGAGGTTGTATGAGATCAGAATGAAGCAAAGTACAATTAGAGGAGAAGTTCTTCAAGGAATAGAGGAGGCTATGCATCGTGGTGATAATGAGGCTTCTTCAATTGGGACACGAATTATTTTGCCTTCCTCCTTCACTGGTGGTAAACGTTATATGTTTAACCGTTGTCAGGATGCCATGGCAATTTGTAAACATTTTGGCTATCCAGATTTATTCCTCACTATTACATGTAATCTAAATTGGCCTGAATTCCAGCGGTTCACAGAGCGAGAGCGAATTCCCATCGCTGATCGTCCTGATATCTCTTGTCGTGTTTTTCATGCTAAGTTGAAGTGCCTCCTTAGCGATCTCAAGGAAGGTGTGTTTTTTGGTCCACTTAATGCAG gtATGTATACTATTGAGTTCCAAAAAAGAGGTCTACCTCATGCACACATGTTACTCTGGCTTAATGGAGAAAGCAACTTACAAAGTGTCGAAATTGTTGATGAATTCATTTGTGCTGAGCTACCCAATCCACAGAAATTTCCATCTCTTTATAATGTCGTCATCAAGTACATGATCCATGGTCCCTGTGGTGCACTTAGACCGAGTTCTCCTTGCATGAAAGATGGTAAGTGCTCAAAATTTTATCCAAAAAGATTCGTTGACCAAACGAGTTTTGATGAAGATGGGTATCCAATATATAGACGTCGTAATATGGGTGTGACAGTGAAAATCAACGATGTTGATATTGACAACAGATTTGTTGTGCCATATAATCTGCTGTTGTTGATGAAATATCAAGCTCACATAAATCTTGAGTTTTGTAACAAGTCAAATGTCATTAAGTATCTTTTTAAGTATGTTAATAAGGGTCCAGATCGGGTGACTGCAACTGTTGGAGAAAGATATGATGTTGGTGAATCTTCTCAGGTGGTTGATGAGATCAAACAGTATTATGATTGTCGTTATTTGTCACCTTTTGAATCCATGTGGAGGATTTTTGCTTACGATATTCATCAAAGATGGCCGTCGGTACAGAGGTTGACTTTTCACTTGCCAAACCAGCAACATGTTGTATTCGATGATGCTGATAGCACTACTCATGTTTATTTGCGCAACAAAGATTTGCTTACGATGTTTACAGGTTGGATGATGGCCAACAGGCGGTTCACGGAGGGGCGGTCTCTAACATATGTTGAATATCCAGGTAAATTTGTATACTGTTTGAAGAGCAGGGAGTGGAAACCAAGACAGAGGGGATTCTCTATTGGAAGACTGAGTTTCGCTCATCCCTCCTCCGGTGAACTTTTCTACATGCGGATGCTTTTGAATGTGCAGAGAGGTTGTACCAGTTTTCGAAGTATAAGAACTGTGAATGGTGTTACTTATGATACATTTCAAGAGACATGTTCTGTCATGGGTTTCTTGATAGATGATAACGAGTATGTTTCTGCTATTAAGGAAGTCGCCGAGTTAGCGTCAGCTGCATAG
- the LOC130974505 gene encoding uncharacterized protein LOC130974505: MGRPLSVWEQTWAYLSDDILYRRRHELQYPDLTMSQDELQTFGLLEIEKLLQSNGKSLRNYASMPVPDNSLVSQFSNLMLLRELQYDTVSLSREHDANILKLNEEQKVVYDKVIDCVSNKRHGLFFVYGFGGTGKTFLYRVLSARLRSEKKIVINVASSGIASLLLPGGKTAHSMFNIPVEITEDTVCRIKKDSPKAEVFRIADLIIWDEAPMTNKLAFEALDRTLRDIMVSVSDRNKNLPFGGKVVVLGGDFRPVLPVIPKGSRAEIVMASINSSVLWKYCEVLRLTKNMRLGIGFKQSTSQELRLFSDWILQIGEGRCGTVVNEKLFVDIPSDLIITVLENPVEDIVNTIYPNLVQNFRDPSFFQDRAILAPTVDNVEEINNYIVDLLPGEEKNYLSADSICGSDAYSDVDVDWITVEFLNQIRCSGLPNHLLKLKIGVPIILLRNIDPAGGLCNGTRLVVRDLGTNVIGADIVSGSNVGDKVFITRMSMIPSDTVIPFKFQRRQFPVSLSFAMTINKSQGQTLSMVGLFLRRPVFSHGQLYVALSRVRNRNGLKILLCDEGLDDAGRTENVVFKEVFDKV, encoded by the exons ATGGGAAGACCTCTATCAGTTTGGGAGCAAACTTGGGCTTATTTGTCTGATGATATTCTTTATCGCAGAAGACATGAGCTGCAATACCCTG ATCTAACTATGAGTCAGGATGAGttacaaacgtttggtttgTTGGAGATTGAGAAACTATTGCAGAGTAATGGAAAATCATTGAGAAATTATGCTAGTATGCCGGTTCCTGATAACTCTTTAGTCTCTCAATTTAGCAATTTGATGCTACTACGTGAGTTACAGTATGATACTGTTTCTTTGTCTCGTGAGCATGATGCAAATATATTAAAGTTAAATGAAGAACAGAAGGTGGTCTACGATAAAGTTATTGATTGTGTTTCGAATAAGAGACATGGATTATTTTTTGTGTATGGGTTTGGTGGCACTGGAAAAACTTTTTTATACAGAGTTTTGTCAGCTAGATTGCGATCTGAGAAAAAGATTGTTATTAATGTTGCTTCTAGTGGTATTGCTTCTCTGTTGTTACCGGGTGGTAAGACGGCACATTCTATGTTCAATATTCCCGTTGAGATTACTGAAGATACTGTTTGCCGGATTAAGAAGGATAGCCCAAAGGCTGAGGTATTTCGAATTGCCGATTTGATTATTTGGGATGAGGCACCCATGACTAACAAATTAGCATTTGAAGCGCTCGATAGGACGTTGCGTGATATAATGGTTTCGGTCTCTGATAGGAATAAAAATTTACCTTTTGGTGGGAAGGTGGTCGTTCTTGGTGGTGATTTCAGGCCGGTCTTGCCAGTTATTCCAAAAGGTTCGCGTGCTGAGATTGTTATGGCTTCCATAAATTCTTCTGTTCTTTGGAAATATTGTGAAGTTTTGCGACTAACAAAAAATATGAGGTTAGGAATCGGGTTTAAACAATCAACTTCTCAGGAGTTAAGGTTGTTTTCAGATTGGATACTTCAAATCGGTGAAGGTCGTTGTGGAACAGTGGTCAACGAGAAACTTTTTGTTGATATTCCTTCTGATCTAATCATTACTGTCTTGGAAAATCCAGTGGAAGATATTGTAAATACAATATACCCGAATTTGGTTCAGAATTTTCGTGATCCAAGTTTCTTCCAAGATAGGGCAATACTCGCTCCGACTGTCGACAATGTTGAAGAGATAAACAATTATATAGTTGATTTGTTGCCCGGTGAGGAGAAAAATTATCTCAGTGCTGATTCGATATGTGGTAGTGATGCCTATTCTGATGTTGATGTTGATTGGATAACTGTTGAATTCTTGAATCAGATTAGGTGTTCTGGTCTACCTAATCATTTGTTAAAGTTGAAAATAGGTGTTCCTATTATTTTGTTGAGGAATATTGATCCGGCTGGTGGTTTGTGTAATGGGACTCGACTTGTCGTGCGAGATCTAGGGACAAATGTCATTGGTGCAGATATTGTTTCTGGTAGCAATGTTGGGGACAAAGTTTTTATCACCAGAATGAGTATGATTCCTAGTGATACGGTTATACCGTTTAAATTCCAACGCCGTCAATTTCCGGTTTCTCTGTCCTTTGCGATGACAATCAACAAGAGCCAGGGTCAGACATTATCAATGGTCGGTTTGTTCTTGCGTCGTCCTGTGTTTTCTCATGGTCAACTTTATGTAGCTCTTTCCCGGGTTCGGAATAGAAATGGTCTTAAGATTTTACTTTGTGATGAAGGATTAGATGATGCTGGTAGGACTGAAAACGTTGTATTTAAGGAAGTTTTTGATAAGGTATAA